One stretch of Pongo abelii isolate AG06213 chromosome Y, NHGRI_mPonAbe1-v2.0_pri, whole genome shotgun sequence DNA includes these proteins:
- the LOC129053389 gene encoding testis-specific Y-encoded protein 3-like yields the protein MEAVQEGAAGVESEQVALGEEAVLVLDDIMAEVEVVAQEEGLVEPQEEAQRAQPGPGPMTPESALEELLAVQVELGPVNAQARKAFSRQREKMERRRKAHLDCRGAVIQSVPGFWANVIANHPQMSALITDQDEDMLSYMINLEVEEVKHPVHLCRIMLFFRSNPYFQNKVITKEYLVNITEYRASHSTPIQWHPDYEVEAYRRRHHNSSLNFFNWFSDHNFAGSNRIAEILCKDLWRNPLPYYKRMKPPEEGTEISGDSQMLS from the exons GGCCGGGGTGGAGAGTGAGCAGGTGGCTTTGGGGGAGGAGGCGGTGCTGGTGTTGGATGACATAAtggcggaggtggaggtggtggcccAGGAGGAGGGCCTCGTGGAGCCGCAGGAGGAGGCCCAGCGggcacagcctggccctgggccCATGACCCCAGAGTCTGCACTGGAGGAGCTGCTGGCCGTTCAGGTGGAGCTGGGGCCGGTTAATGCCCAAGCCAGGAAGGCCTTTTCTCGGCAGAGGGAAAAGATGGAGCGGAGGCGCAAGGCCCACCTAGACTGCAGAGGCGCGGTCATCCAGAGCGTCCCTGGCTTCTGGGCCAATGTT ATTGCAAACCACCCCCAGATGTCAGCCCTGATCACTGACCAAGATGAAGACATGCTGAGCTACATGATCAACTTGGAG GTGGAAGAAGTGAAGCATCCCGTTCATCTCTGCAGGATCATGTTGTTCTTTCGGAGTAACCCCTACTTCCAGAATAAAGTGATTACCAAGGAATATCTGGTGAACATCACAG aataCAGGgcttctcattccactccaattcagtgGCATCCAGATTATGAAGTTGAGGCCTATCGCCGCAGACACCACAACAGCAGCCTTAACTTCTTCAACTGGTTTTCTGACCACAACTTCGCAGGATCTAATAGGATTGCTGAG ATCCTATGTAAGGACCTGTGGCGCAATCCCCTGCCGTACTACAAGAGGATGAAGCCACCTGAAGAGGGAACAGAGATTTCAG GGGACTCCCAGATGTTGAGTTGA